A single window of Sphaerodactylus townsendi isolate TG3544 linkage group LG03, MPM_Stown_v2.3, whole genome shotgun sequence DNA harbors:
- the PGLYRP2 gene encoding N-acetylmuramoyl-L-alanine amidase has product MFPIGLALLPVLLCASWQTKAIAAGNVQPPFPRARQDDGISAPVGPASSESGFERDTDELPFHMDSVIAILEDMESHLGGAPDLPVRELFRELDCKREFCQLSPAPVTSASSNVTYLSAKQRSFLKRLVNHKTDGSWTEYGVVLTPDGTTVALSPLLGGIIGGLGKRHEVAAPAAPWLTDPLNSTNLEPCPTLDPLLATFAESLAMAVSLFHVGQSQALLGPNGCWDSTSTPHTFTLLGPPSPMPDALINGAMDGVVLGAYLAENASLPSNISTLLREYYAREGLERENRARGNFRRRNFAALVSKEKLGEQLESSLCWLQHLPDGPLHLEGIRNRELTSLVSQAVEEFMALYVECPAIIPRCMWEAQPYIGTPTQLQLPLGFVYIHHTHTPGKPCRTFSECAADMRSMQHFHQVVRGWDDIGYSFVVGGDGYIYQGRGWHWVGAHTLGHNSKGYGVSFIGDYMKALPDPFALTLVKDNFMRCAVRGSRLKANYTVYGHRQLVRTLCPGDRLFQEIKTWKGFKVRCFMKDSVEHCI; this is encoded by the exons ATGTTCCCGATCGGGCTGGCACTCCTGCCGGTGCTTCTCTGCGCCTCTTGGCAGACGAAAGCCATAGCAGCAGGTAACGTGCAACCTCCGTTCCCCCGCGCCCGGCAAGATGATGGTATCAGCGCACCTGTGGGGCCAGCATCCTCGGAGAGCGGGTTCGAGAGGGACACAG atGAATTACCATTCCACATGGACTCTGTGATTGCCATTCTGGAAGACATGGAATCCCATCTTGGTGGGGCCCCAGATTTGCCCGTGAGGGAGCTCTTCCGAGAACTGGATTGCAAGCGAGAGTTTTGCCAGCTTTCCCCGGCGCCGGTGACTTCCGCGTCCTCAAATGTGACTTACCTGAGTGCGAAACAGAGATCTTTCCTCAAACGCCTGGTGAACCATAAGACTGACGGCTCCTGGACAGAATATGGGGTCGTGCTGACTCCTGACGGGACCACTGTGGCACTCAGCCCTCTGCTGGGTGGCATAATTGGTGGACTCGGGAAGAGGCATGAGGTAGCCGCACCTGCCGCTCCTTGGCTCACAGACCCTTTGAACAGTACTAATCTAGAGCCATGCCCAACTCTAGACCCCCTCCTTGCCACTTTTGCCGAGAGCTTGGCCATGGCCGTTTCTCTCTTCCACGTGGGACAGAGCCAAGCATTGCTGGGTCCAAATGGCTGCTGGGATAGCACCTCCACTCCTCATACGTTCACCTTGTTAGGCCCTCCCTCACCTATGCCTGATGCTCTTATTAATGGTGCAATGGATGGGGTGGTGCTGGGTGCTTACCTGGCAGAGAATGCCAGTTTACCCTCCAATATCAGCACCCTACTTCGCGAATACTACGCTAGAGAGGGTCTGGAAAGGGAAAATCGTGCACGAGGCAACTTCCGCCGACGAAACTTTGCTGCCCTGGTGAGCAAGGAAAAGCTAGGAGAACAGTTGGAGAGCTCTCTTTGCTGGCTGCAGCACCTGCCCGACGGCCCTCTCCACCTTGAAGGCATCAGGAACAGAGAACTCACCTCCCTGGTCAGCCAGGCAGTAGAAGAATTCATGGCATTATATGTAG AGTGCCCTGCTATCATTCCGAGGTGTATGTGGGAGGCCCAGCCCTACATAGGAACACCGACCCAGCTCCAGCTGCCCTTGGGTTTTGTATACATTCACCACACCCACACCCCTGGAAAGCCGTGCCGAACCTTCTCGGAGTGTGCTGCTGACATGCGCTCCATGCAGCACTTTCACCAGGTCGTCCGAGGCTGGGATGACATCGGCTACAG CTTTGTTGTTGGAGGTGACGGGTACATCTATCAAGGCCGAGGCTGGCACTGGGTAGGTGCTCATACCCTGGGACACAACAGCAAAGGTTACGGCGTCAGTTTCATCGGAGACTACATGAAGGCCCTGCCGGATCCCTTTGCTCTGACGCTTGTGAAGGACAACTTCATGCGGTGTGCAGTGAGAGGCTCCCGGCTGAAGGCCAACTACACTGTCTATGGGCATCGCCAGCTGGTGCGTACCCTGTGCCCTGGAGACAGACTCTTCCAAGAGATTAAAACATGGAAAGGTTTCAAGGTGAGGTGCTTCATGAAGGACAGTGTTGAGCACTGCATTTAA